The Lutibacter sp. A64 genome segment CTCCTTGAATTAGCATTAACATTACAACCACAATAAAACCTGCGGAAATATTACGTGTAAAAGTAACCGTAGCAAATACAATGGCTCCAAATAAAAATACATTTGGAATTATATAGATTAAATAAGAATGTAAATACGGAACAAACCTAAAATTACCCACAATTTCAGGGTTTGTTCCTGGAAGCCTGAATCCAATAAAAATTCCCAAACCAATTACTAATACAATTATAGTAACTATTAAAAATGAGCTTAAAAATTTTCCGAATAAGTAATTGGCTTTTGTAAACGGATACGAATACAAAATGGTATGCATTTCACTTTTGAAATCTCTAAAAATAGATACGCCAATTATTGATGGAAATAAAAAATAGATTAAAATGGTTAATCCATTAAACATTCCATTTAAATTCATTGGAGAATTCACAATTTTTGAAGACCCCGTACTTAACGTAAGTGAATCAAAAATACCTGCTGCACTTGCTGCAACAAATAACGCTATCACAAAAAAGACAGCTAAATATATATAAAATGAAGGTTTTTTAAACCAATATTTTAATTCGTGTTTAAATATTGTAGTAAACATATAGGTACGTTTTAATTGTTAAAAAAGGAGTTTATTCTGAAACTAAATTTGCTTCATCTTCCTTTAAAGCAATAAAATATACATCGTCTAATTGAGGTTTCGCTGCACTAAAATCTTCCGCAGGTTTTTCAGTTGAAAATACTCGAATATTTAAGGTATTATCTTGATTGTAATTTGAAGACAATACATTATAATTTGCTTCCATGGCTTCTAAATCGTCACGTTCAATTATTTTAGTCCAAATCTGACCTTCAACTTCTTGGGTACAAGTTGTTGGAGTTGTATGTTTCAAAACTCTCCCTCCATTAACAATTACCATTTCGTTACATAGTTCTTTTACATCTTCAACTATATGTGTTGAAAATATAACGGTACAATTTGTACCAACCTCACGTAAAACATTTAAAAAACGATGACGTTCAGCAGGATCTAAACCTGCAGTTGGTTCATCAACAATTATTAATTTTGGGTTATTCAATAGTAATTGCGCAATCCCAAAACGCTGTTTCATTCCTCCAGAATAGCCAGCAACGTGTTTTCTTCTAACTTCATATAAATTAGTAATTTCTAATACCTCTTTAACCAACTTAGTTCTATCTTCTTTTGAAGCAACTCCTTTTAAGGTTGCAAAATAGTCTAATAATTCTTCTGCAGACATTTTTGGATATACTCCAAAAGATTGAGGTAAATATCCCAACACTTTTCTTAAAGCCATAGGATCTTCTAAAACATTTATATCTCCAAAAGTTATAGTTCCAGAATCTGGACTTTGCAAGGTTGCAATAGTTCTCATTAAAGATGATTTACCAGCACCATTTGGACCTAAAAGACCAAACATTCCAGTTCCTATTTCTAAACTTAAATTATCAATAGCTTTTACACCATTTTTATAGGTTTTTGATAAATTTTGGATAGTTAACTTCATAAAGTTGTAGATTTTATATTTAAAAATTACAATATAAGTATGTTTCACTTGTAATTTGTTACAAAAAACTAATTATATAAAAAAACTGTTTGAAAAAATTGAAACTTGTCGTTCTTAGACAAGAAACAAAAATTTTATCAAACAGCTTTGATGATATCACCTATAAATAGGTTTGTAATTCGTGTAAAAACAGGAATCTATACAGTATGAAAATAGATTCCTGCCTCCGCAGGAATGACAATCGGATTTTAAAGTTTTTTTAGAAAGCCTTTAAAATTCAATAGTTCCTTAAATATTTTCAGCTAACCAATCTCCTACTTCATTTGTTCCGTAAGCTTTTCCTCCATCAGCTAAATCTTCAGTTACAACACCTTCATTTAATGCTTTATTTACAACTTCTCTAATTGCTTTTCCTTCATCATGTAATCCAAAGTTTTCAAACATCATAGCAGCAGATAAAACCGTCGCCATTGGATTAGCAATATTTAATCCTGTTGCCTGTGGATATGAGCCGTGAATTGGTTCAAATAAGCCAATATCAGAACCTAAAGATGCTGAAGGCATTAACCCCATAGATCCAGAAATTACAGAAGCTTCATCAGTTAAAATATCTCCAAATAAGTTTTCAGTAATTAATACATCATAACTATTAGGCCATTGCACTAAGCGCATAGCTACAGCATCAACAAATTCATAAGAAACCTCAACTTCTGGGTAATCTTTTTCCATCGCTTGTACTGTTTCTCTCCACAAACGAGATGTTTCTAAAACATTGGCTTTGTCTACACAACATAATTTTTTAGAACGTGTCATCGCTAATTCAAATCCTTTTTTAGCTAAACGTTGTACTTCTTCTCTTGTATAAACACAATTATCATAAGCCGTTTCTCCTTCATCTCTTCTTCCTTTTTCACCAAAGTAAATACCTCCAGTTAATTCTCTTAAAAAAACTAAATCGGTACCTTCAATACGTTCTTTTTTTAAAGGTGATTTTTCTAATAATGAAGGAAATGTAAATGTAGGACGTACATTGGCAAATAAACCTAAAGCTTTACGCATTTTTAACAACCCTTGTTCTGGACGAACTTTTGCTGAAGGATCATTATCAAAACGAGGATGTCCAATTGCTCCAAATAAAACTGCATCTGAATTTTTACAAATTTCGTGTGTTTCATCTGGGTAAGGTTCTCCAACTGCATCAATAGCAGCTGCACCTGTTAATGCTGGTTTCCAGTTTATTTCGTGGTTAAATTTTGTTGCAACAACATCACAAACTTTTACTGCTTGAGCGATCACTTCTGGTCCTATTCCATCTCCCGCTAAAAGTGCTATATTTAATTTCATTTTTCTTTTATTTTATTTTTTTATTCTTTAAATCCAGTATTTTAAAATAGTTAAGCTTTCAAAATCGGGCTTCGATTCTTCTCAGCCATCAATTTAAATCTACTTAATATTCAACATTTTTTGAGTGGCTTTAATTGCAGAAACAGTTTGATCTGAATCTAAACCTCTTGTTATAAATTTTTTACTTTCTGTTTCCCAAGTAATAATAGTTTCACATAATGCATCTGCAGTACTTCCTGGAGGAATTCTAACTGCATAATCTATTAATTTAGGTAAACTAATATTTTCTTTTTTGTATATTTTTTTAAGCGCATTCATAAAAGCATCAAACTGACCATCACCGGTAGCGTGCTCTTCAAACAATTCATTATCAATTTTAACCAATATTGTTGATGAAGGTTTTAAACCTTTAGAGTGTGTTAAAACATAGGATTCTACACTTATTCTTTCTTGGTATAAATTACTATTTAAAACATCAGAAATAATAAAAGGCAAATCTTCTTTAGTAACCAGTTCTTTTTTATCACCCAGCTCAATAATTCGTTGCGTAACCTTTTTTAAATCTTCATCATTTAATTGTAAGCCTAATTCTTGTAAATTCTTTTCAATATTTGCTTTACCTGAAGTTTTTCCTAAAGCATATTTACGTTTTCTACCAAAACGCTCGGGCATTAAATCGTTAAAATACAGGTTATTTTTATTGTCACCATCTGCGTGAATTCCGGCTGTTTGTGTAAATACATTATCACCTACAACTGGTTTATTTGAAGGAATTCTAATTCCTGAAAAGGATTCAATTATTTTACTAACCGAAAACAACGATGTTTCTTTTACTTGAATTTCAACTTGGTCTTTAAAGAAATCATTAATTACCGCAACCACACTTGCCATTGGTGCATTTCCGGCACGTTCACCCATTCCGTTTACAGTTAAATGCAATCCTTTTGCACCAGCTTTAATAGCCTCCATAACATTAGCAACGCTTAAATCGTAATCGTTATGTGCATGAAAATCAAAATGAACTGTTGGATATTTTTTAGTTATTTGTGAAAAATAATCAAATGTTTGGTTATGAGTTAATACTCCTAAAGTATCTGGCAATAAAATTCTTTCGATAGGAAGTGTTACCAAAAAGTCTAAAAACTGAAAAACATATTCTGGAGAATTATGCATTCCGTTACTCCAATCTTCTAAATAAACATTGGTTTTAATTCCAGCTTTTTGAGCCAACGCTACAACTTCTTTTATTTCAGAAAAATGTTGTTCTGGTGTTTTTTTTAATTGATGTTTTAAATGATTTAAAGAGCCTTTTGTTAATAGGTTTTGAACTTTAGCTCCAGCCTCTTTCATCCATTCTATAGACCTTCCACCATCTACAAAAGTTAACATTTCTACGCTATCTATATACCCATTAGTAGTTGCCCAATCGGTTATTGCTTTTACAGCGTGAAATTCTCCTTCTGAAACTCTTGCCGAAGCAACTTCAATTCTATCTACATTTAATTCTTCTAATAATAATTTTGCAATAGTCAGTTTTTCAGCTGTAGGAAAAGAGACTCCTGATGTTTGTTCACCATCACGGAGTGTGGTGTCCATTATTTCAATTTTTCTTTTTTTCATTTTTAAAACACCGTTTAATGTCATTTCGAGCGCAGCCGAGAAATCTTCATTTCTAATTATTAAACATTTCGACTACGCTCAATGTGACAATTAAGCTATTTCAATTTTACTTTTATTTTAAAAAGGTCTTTTTTCAGCAAAAGCTGTAATTTCAGATTTCATTTTTGATAAATAATCTATATCATCAAAACCATTTAACATATTTTCTTTTTTGTATTCGTTAATTTTAAAAGACTCTTGCTCTCCTGAAACTAATAAAGTAATTGTTTGTTTTGGTAAATTTATTTCAATTTCTGTGTTTGGATCAGCTTCAATTGCTTTAAAAATTTTGTCTAAAAATTCTGCACTTACCTGAACTGGAAGCACTCCAATATTTAAACAATTACCTCTAAAAATATCTGCAAAGAAACTAGATACCACACAACGGAATCCATAATCGTATACCGCCCAAGCAGCATGTTCTCTAGAGGATCCAGAACCAAAGTTTTTACCTCCAACTAATATTTTACCTTTATAAATTGGATTGTTTAATACAAATTGTTCTTTAGGTGTATTGTCTGAATTGTATCTCCAATCTCTAAAAAGGTTGTCTCCAAATCCTTCTCGTTTTGTTGCTTTTAAAAAACGAGCAGGAATAATTTGATCTGTATCTACGTTTTCAATTGGTAATGGAACCGCAGTACTTTTTAATATTTCGAATTTATCGTAAGCCATTTTTGTTTAGTTTTTAGTTATTGGTTTTAATTGTTAGTTACAAGTAAAACCAACACATAATTTTTAATTTTTAATTATCAATTATTAATTAAAGTAATGTTCTTGGATCAGTTACAACTCCGGTTACAGCTGTAGCAGCAGCAACTAACGGACTTGCTAACAATGTTTTTGATCCTGGACCTTGACGTCCTTCAAAGTTTCTATTTGATGTACTTACTGCAACTTTACCTGCAGGAATTTTATCATCATTCATTGCTAAACAAGCTGAACATCCAGGCTCTCGTAATACAAATCCGGCTTGGTTGAAAATATCCAATAAACCTTCTTCTTTTATTTTTGCTTCAACAATATGCGAACCTGGCACTAACCAAGCTGTTATATTATCTGCTTTTTTTCTTCCTTTAACTATAGATGCAAATGCTCTAAAGTCTTCAATTCTACCATTTGTACAACTTCCAATAAACACATAATCTACTGGTTTTCCTATCATAGACTCACCTTCAGCAAAACCCATATAATCTAAGGATTTTTTATAAGTAGCCGCACCACCTTCAACCTGATCTGCAGTAGGGATATTATTTGAAATTCCTGTTCCCATTCCTGGATTTGTACCGTAAGTAATCATCGGTTCAATTTCTGCTGCATCAAATGTAAACTCTTTATCAAAAGTAGCATCGGCATCTGTAGAAAGTGTTTTCCAGTATTCCATTGCAGTATCCCAAGCTTCACCTTTTGGTGCAAACTGACGTCCTTTTACGTATTCAAAAGTTTTTTCATCTGGAGCAATCATACCTCCACGAGCACCCATTTCTATACTTAAATTACAAACAGTCATACGGCCTTCCATAGACATATTTGTAAATACATCTCCTGCATATTCAACAAAATAACCTGTTGCACCCGAAGTAGTTAATTTAGAAATAATAAATAACGCAACATCTTTAGGTGTAACTCCTAAACCAAGTTCACCATTAATTGTAATACGCATTTTTTTAGGTTTTGGTTGCATAATACATTGCGAACTCAATACCATTTCAACTTCAGAAGTACCAATACCAAAAGCAATTGCTCCAAAAGCACCGTGTGTAGATGTATGTGAATCTCCACAAACAATAGTTGCACCTGGCAATGTAATTCCGTATTCCGGACCTACAACGTGTACAATTCCGTTTTGCTGGTGTCCTAATCCCCAGTGAGAAATTCCGTATTCTGCAGAATTTTCTTCTAATGCTTTTAACTGATTTGCAGATAAAGGATCTTCAACTGGTAAATGTTGATTTATAGTTGGTGTATTATGGTCTGCAGTAGCAAATGTACGATCTGGAAATAACACTGAATTTTTTCTTTCTTTTAACCCTAAAAAAGCTACAGGACTTGTAACCTCATGAATTAAATGTCTGTCAATAAAAAACACATCTGGTCCATCTTTAATTTTACGAACAACATGTGAATCCCAAACTTTGTCAAATAATGTAGTACTCATTTAATTTTTTTTTTGTTTTTATTTGATACAAATTAGGATTAGCAACCCTTAAATGTATGAATGGTTGCAAATTTAAAAAAATCTATTATGATGCCAATTTTATTATTTTATATATACGATACCCAAAGAGTTATTTTTTAGAAGTATTTATTTAACTGGTTTTAATTAAATATTTCATAATTCCAGAAATTAAAAATTTCAACATCTATAAATCTTTTTTTAATCAGTATATTTTACTTTCTCATTTTGATAATTCAATACATTAAACAACTCTAAAAGCTCTAATTTTAAAAATAATTTAAAATTAAACACCCTTTAATTAATTTTTAGCAGTAATTAACGCTTTTTAAAGTTTTCTATAGATACAATTATTTGAAGTATCTAATTAAAAAATACTTTAATTTTATGCAAAAAAAAATACCATAGTTTAATTAAATACTACGATATCCAATATTAAATTAAGATTTTGAAATCCATTACACTTTAAGCTAAAACCTAGAATAAAAATGCGTTTTAGAGGTTTAGAAGCACTAAATATTCTTTGCTTAAAAAACACAAAAGATGTTTCCCAAATTTACCTAAAAGTCTTTATATAGTATAAACACCACACTTTAAATATAAAACAGCAATATTCATTCTTTCAATTTTTGTTATGAGAATATTCTCATTATCTTTGAACTGAAATTTAAATAGACTCAAAAAATTTATGCCTCCTAAAAGAAAACTTAGAAAAATTGTAACTCCTCCAAATTTTAAAGGATACAAACCTTATGGAACAACAAAAGAATCTATTGAAGCAATTGAATTGTTGTATGAAGAATATGAAGCTATAAAATTAGCAGATTATCAATTTTTAACACATTTAGAAGCTAGCAAATTAATGGGAATATCAAGAGCAACCTTTGCTAGAATTTATGAAAAAGGGAGAAGAAAAATAGCCAAAGCACTTGTTGAAACACTTGAAATTAAAACCGTTTTTGGAAATGCTTCACTTGATAAAAGTTGGTATATATGCCTTAATTGTACTGCAAAATTTACCATTCCAAAAACTATTAAAGACTATTGCTGCCCTATGTGCGCCTCTAACAATGTTGAATCTACTTTAAATTTAAACCAATAATTATGAAAATTATTATCAGTTCAACAGGGAATACTATAAAATCTCAATTTGATTTACGTTTCGGTAGAGCACCTTATTTTTGTGTAATTGATGAAACAGATTTAGATTCTTTTAAATTCTATGAAAATTTCTCTTCAAACAATAATAAAAATGCTGGTATTGCTGCAGCAAAAAAAGGTGTTTCGTTAAAAGCTACTAAAATTATTTCAGGTGAATTTGGAGATCAATCTAAAAAAATTTTAGACGAGCATAATATTCAATTAATTATGATTAATGAAGAAAATTGCACTATTGAAACACTTTTAGAACGTTTAAAAAGCAACAATAAATCATGAGCAGTCTTAATTTAATATTAATACAAGGTGAAACCGTAAAACTACCTACCAAATACGGTAATTTTGAATTAACGGTTTTTAAAGAAACTACATCTAAACTTGAACATATTGTACTCTTAAAAGGAAATTCAAAAACAGAAGGAACTTGGTTAACACGCGTACATTCGGCTTGCGCTACAGGAGATTTATTTGGCTCGCTACGTTGTGATTGTGGAGAACAACTTGAAAAATCGCTTCAACTTATAGAAGAAAACGGAAAAGGAATTGTTATTTATTTAATGCAAGAAGGGCGCGGAATTGGGCTCCTAAATAAAGTTAAAGCCTACAAACTACAAGAAAATGGCATGGATACCGTAGAAGCGAATTTACATCTTGGATTTAAGCCTGATGAAAGATCCTACGATATTGCAGCCTCAATATTAAAATCATTGCATATTTCTGAAATTAATCTATTAACCAACAACCCCGATAAAATTGAAAAACTTGAAGAAAATGGCATTCAAATTAAAGAAAGAATTCCGTTAAAAATCACACCCAATGTTCACAATATAAAATATTTTAAAACTAAAGTTTTAAAAATGGGGCATTTATAAAATAGAGCTAGAAACTCAATAATACATCAAAAACAAATACAAACACATGAAACTAACAGTATTAACCGAAAATTACGCAGGAGATAAGTTTGAAGCCGAACACGGACTATCGTACTTAATAGAACATAACAACCACAAAATATTGTTTGATACTGGAGCTACAGATGTATTTTTAAGAAATGCCAAAATTTTAAATATTGATATTAAAAATGAAATTAACACTGTAGTTTTAAGTCACGGACATTGGGATCACGGTGGCGGATTAGAGTATCTTAACAATAAAACCTTAATAACGCATCCTAGCTCATTTATAAAAAGATATAGAAAAAAGGATAAATCGTCTATTGGGTTGACTTTGAGTGAAGATGAATTAAAAGAAAAATTCAAAATAATTAAAACCAGTAAACCTTATATTATAAACGATAATATGATTTTTTTAGGTGAAATCCCTAGATTAAACAAATTTGAAGCCAAAAAAACATCTTTTATAGATAGTAAAAGAAAACTGGATTTTGTACCCGATGATTCTGCCTTGGTACTATTAAACAAAGAAGAAATTATAATAGTTACAGGTTGCTCGCATTCTGGAATATGTAATATTGTAGATTATGCTCAAAAAAAGTTTAAACGCTCTAAAATTAAAGCGGTAATTGGCGGATTTCATTTAAAAGAAAATAATGTTCAAACACAAAAAACAATTGAGTTTTTAAAAAAATGTAACATTTCAGAAATCTATCCATCACATTGCACTGCTGAACCTGCACTAGAAGCTTTTGAACAAGATTTCAAATTTGATCGCGTAAAAACAGGTATGACACTTACTTTTTGGGAATAGATTAATTTATCTATTTACGTTAATAATTATTGGCATCCCCAGCACTTCAATTCCGCTCATAAACCGCTCATTGGGCGGAATAGATGTGTTTTTAAATTTCTGTATAAAATGTGCTGAATCAAATTCAGTACAGTGGTTTCTATACTTTTTAAACAACCTCATTATTTTTTTAGTTAATTTCGCCTTTAAAATCACAGTACTTAGAAAATCCAAACCCTTTTCTAAATAATTATGTGAATTACTTTAAAATGAATTACAAATTATTAGCATCTCCTCTACAAGGATTTACAGATTTTAGGTTTAGAAATGCACAAAACAATATATTTGGTGGTATTGATACTTTTTACGCACCATACATACGATTGAATGGAAAACGCATTATTAAAAATTCATATCAAAGAGATTTATTGCCCGAAAACAATAAAGTTCCAGAATTAATACCTCAAATTATTACTAATGATGCCGATGAATTTTTATTTGTAGTCGACTATGTGCAACAACTTGGCTACAAAGAATTAAACTGGAATTTAGGTTGTCCCTACCCAATGGTTACTAAATGCGGAATGGGCTCTGGACTTATAAATGATGCTCAAAAAATTAACGAAATTCTAAAAAAAGTACATTCAGAATCTGATATTTTAGTTTCTATGAAAATGCGTTTGGGCTACGAAAACAGCGAAGAAATTTTAAAAACACTTCCTATATTAGACACATTTCCGCTTAAAAATATTGCAATTCACGCACGTATTGGAAAACAATTGTACAAAGGAGGTGTAGATTTAGAAGGCTTTCAAAAATGTATTGATACAGTAAAACATACACTGTATTACAACGGTGATATTACTTCAGTAGCTAAATTTAGAGAAATGCAAGAATTGTTTCCAACAATAAACCATTGGATGATTGGTAGAGGTTTAATTGCAGATCCTTTTTTACCAAGTATGATTAAAAATAACACCTTAGAATACCCTGAAAACAGGATAAAATTATTTACAGAATTTCACAATACCTTGTACCAACAATACAGCCAATCGCTTTCGGGAGCTACACACATTCTACTAAAAATGCACCACCTTTGGGAGTATTTTTCTAAATCATTTT includes the following:
- a CDS encoding MBL fold metallo-hydrolase, whose translation is MKLTVLTENYAGDKFEAEHGLSYLIEHNNHKILFDTGATDVFLRNAKILNIDIKNEINTVVLSHGHWDHGGGLEYLNNKTLITHPSSFIKRYRKKDKSSIGLTLSEDELKEKFKIIKTSKPYIINDNMIFLGEIPRLNKFEAKKTSFIDSKRKLDFVPDDSALVLLNKEEIIIVTGCSHSGICNIVDYAQKKFKRSKIKAVIGGFHLKENNVQTQKTIEFLKKCNISEIYPSHCTAEPALEAFEQDFKFDRVKTGMTLTFWE
- the ribA gene encoding GTP cyclohydrolase II is translated as MSSLNLILIQGETVKLPTKYGNFELTVFKETTSKLEHIVLLKGNSKTEGTWLTRVHSACATGDLFGSLRCDCGEQLEKSLQLIEENGKGIVIYLMQEGRGIGLLNKVKAYKLQENGMDTVEANLHLGFKPDERSYDIAASILKSLHISEINLLTNNPDKIEKLEENGIQIKERIPLKITPNVHNIKYFKTKVLKMGHL
- the leuD gene encoding 3-isopropylmalate dehydratase small subunit — protein: MAYDKFEILKSTAVPLPIENVDTDQIIPARFLKATKREGFGDNLFRDWRYNSDNTPKEQFVLNNPIYKGKILVGGKNFGSGSSREHAAWAVYDYGFRCVVSSFFADIFRGNCLNIGVLPVQVSAEFLDKIFKAIEADPNTEIEINLPKQTITLLVSGEQESFKINEYKKENMLNGFDDIDYLSKMKSEITAFAEKRPF
- a CDS encoding tRNA dihydrouridine synthase codes for the protein MNYKLLASPLQGFTDFRFRNAQNNIFGGIDTFYAPYIRLNGKRIIKNSYQRDLLPENNKVPELIPQIITNDADEFLFVVDYVQQLGYKELNWNLGCPYPMVTKCGMGSGLINDAQKINEILKKVHSESDILVSMKMRLGYENSEEILKTLPILDTFPLKNIAIHARIGKQLYKGGVDLEGFQKCIDTVKHTLYYNGDITSVAKFREMQELFPTINHWMIGRGLIADPFLPSMIKNNTLEYPENRIKLFTEFHNTLYQQYSQSLSGATHILLKMHHLWEYFSKSFSDPRKTLKKIKKAKSIRNYEAAVNDIFNNETR
- a CDS encoding DUF134 domain-containing protein, with protein sequence MPPKRKLRKIVTPPNFKGYKPYGTTKESIEAIELLYEEYEAIKLADYQFLTHLEASKLMGISRATFARIYEKGRRKIAKALVETLEIKTVFGNASLDKSWYICLNCTAKFTIPKTIKDYCCPMCASNNVESTLNLNQ
- the leuB gene encoding 3-isopropylmalate dehydrogenase; translated protein: MKLNIALLAGDGIGPEVIAQAVKVCDVVATKFNHEINWKPALTGAAAIDAVGEPYPDETHEICKNSDAVLFGAIGHPRFDNDPSAKVRPEQGLLKMRKALGLFANVRPTFTFPSLLEKSPLKKERIEGTDLVFLRELTGGIYFGEKGRRDEGETAYDNCVYTREEVQRLAKKGFELAMTRSKKLCCVDKANVLETSRLWRETVQAMEKDYPEVEVSYEFVDAVAMRLVQWPNSYDVLITENLFGDILTDEASVISGSMGLMPSASLGSDIGLFEPIHGSYPQATGLNIANPMATVLSAAMMFENFGLHDEGKAIREVVNKALNEGVVTEDLADGGKAYGTNEVGDWLAENI
- a CDS encoding alpha-isopropylmalate synthase regulatory domain-containing protein — its product is MKKRKIEIMDTTLRDGEQTSGVSFPTAEKLTIAKLLLEELNVDRIEVASARVSEGEFHAVKAITDWATTNGYIDSVEMLTFVDGGRSIEWMKEAGAKVQNLLTKGSLNHLKHQLKKTPEQHFSEIKEVVALAQKAGIKTNVYLEDWSNGMHNSPEYVFQFLDFLVTLPIERILLPDTLGVLTHNQTFDYFSQITKKYPTVHFDFHAHNDYDLSVANVMEAIKAGAKGLHLTVNGMGERAGNAPMASVVAVINDFFKDQVEIQVKETSLFSVSKIIESFSGIRIPSNKPVVGDNVFTQTAGIHADGDNKNNLYFNDLMPERFGRKRKYALGKTSGKANIEKNLQELGLQLNDEDLKKVTQRIIELGDKKELVTKEDLPFIISDVLNSNLYQERISVESYVLTHSKGLKPSSTILVKIDNELFEEHATGDGQFDAFMNALKKIYKKENISLPKLIDYAVRIPPGSTADALCETIITWETESKKFITRGLDSDQTVSAIKATQKMLNIK
- a CDS encoding ABC transporter ATP-binding protein, giving the protein MKLTIQNLSKTYKNGVKAIDNLSLEIGTGMFGLLGPNGAGKSSLMRTIATLQSPDSGTITFGDINVLEDPMALRKVLGYLPQSFGVYPKMSAEELLDYFATLKGVASKEDRTKLVKEVLEITNLYEVRRKHVAGYSGGMKQRFGIAQLLLNNPKLIIVDEPTAGLDPAERHRFLNVLREVGTNCTVIFSTHIVEDVKELCNEMVIVNGGRVLKHTTPTTCTQEVEGQIWTKIIERDDLEAMEANYNVLSSNYNQDNTLNIRVFSTEKPAEDFSAAKPQLDDVYFIALKEDEANLVSE
- a CDS encoding NifB/NifX family molybdenum-iron cluster-binding protein, which translates into the protein MKIIISSTGNTIKSQFDLRFGRAPYFCVIDETDLDSFKFYENFSSNNNKNAGIAAAKKGVSLKATKIISGEFGDQSKKILDEHNIQLIMINEENCTIETLLERLKSNNKS
- the leuC gene encoding 3-isopropylmalate dehydratase large subunit: MSTTLFDKVWDSHVVRKIKDGPDVFFIDRHLIHEVTSPVAFLGLKERKNSVLFPDRTFATADHNTPTINQHLPVEDPLSANQLKALEENSAEYGISHWGLGHQQNGIVHVVGPEYGITLPGATIVCGDSHTSTHGAFGAIAFGIGTSEVEMVLSSQCIMQPKPKKMRITINGELGLGVTPKDVALFIISKLTTSGATGYFVEYAGDVFTNMSMEGRMTVCNLSIEMGARGGMIAPDEKTFEYVKGRQFAPKGEAWDTAMEYWKTLSTDADATFDKEFTFDAAEIEPMITYGTNPGMGTGISNNIPTADQVEGGAATYKKSLDYMGFAEGESMIGKPVDYVFIGSCTNGRIEDFRAFASIVKGRKKADNITAWLVPGSHIVEAKIKEEGLLDIFNQAGFVLREPGCSACLAMNDDKIPAGKVAVSTSNRNFEGRQGPGSKTLLASPLVAAATAVTGVVTDPRTLL